From Heteronotia binoei isolate CCM8104 ecotype False Entrance Well chromosome 3, APGP_CSIRO_Hbin_v1, whole genome shotgun sequence, a single genomic window includes:
- the LOC132568718 gene encoding anti-apoptotic protein NR13-like, with the protein MLSDLTAETRRLVDGYLRHNLSGSVLSHSYTAKTLRRVADELESREKTFFHSICSTAILPEPGRADVHLRRVAAQMASDGGLNWGRVVALFVFTGTLATALAGRGAHEEIGGLTEALVIYLSVEKREWLEAHGGWEGFYRYFNKHGSDSISRCDTKSNTIIATAGFVLAGLAFLMAVR; encoded by the coding sequence ATGCTGAGCGATCTGACAGCCGAGACAAGGCGACTGGTGGATGGCTACTTGCGACACAACCTGAGTGGTTCGGTGCTGTCTCACAGCTACACGGCCAAGACCCTGCGGAGAGTGGCTGACGAGCTGGAGAGCCGTGAGAAGACATTCTTTCACTCCATTTGCTCCACAGCAATCTTGCCGGAGCCTGGTAGGGCAGACGTCCATTTGAGACGTGTGGCGGCGCAGATGGCATCTGATGGCGGGCTTAACTGGGGTCGAGTAGTGGCGCTGTTTGTGTTCACCGGCACCTTGGCAACAGCGCTGGCTGGGCGGGGGGCTCACGAGGAGATCGGCGGCCTGACAGAGGCAttggtcatctatctgtctgtggagAAGCGTGAGTGGCTGGAGGCGCATGGTGGCTGGGAAGGGTTCTACCGCTACTTCAACAAACACGGTTCTGATTCAATCAGCCGGTGCGATACCAAAAGCAACACTATCATAGCGACCGCCGGATTTGTCCTAGCAGGATTAGCTTTCCTCATGGCTGTGCGATAA